The Sediminispirochaeta bajacaliforniensis DSM 16054 genome window below encodes:
- a CDS encoding HmuY family protein produces the protein MVKVHRFFFYILALMTAVLLLGACDNLLGSDDDDDDDDGSSSYSTATAAVDYLGDNLSSFFDFSTGTLTEIDHDTWDIAIATDGSIIANSGDYGSGVKVYKTSSTDISDDLSSYESKVAEYTFKSGTTLYGDQTETNPFDNEIGSSGSGSGTVYLVKDEAGTYYKLVFTSYGPMGQYRVNVVEGLGGTSTHTISGTIDADYGYTYFDLGTHAAVTVAPKKSEWDILFTRTNDILDDGSGGAYIAGRSDVLLNTAGGVEGATVDDTAIETVANVSSYTFSSVIDTLGYSWYTHDHSATPAYSVNTLTYVVKTTEGNYAKLQPGSFYGPNSEQFYMTFRYYYQADGSTNFSR, from the coding sequence ATGGTGAAAGTACACCGTTTTTTCTTTTATATACTTGCCCTCATGACAGCAGTTCTGCTCTTGGGAGCCTGTGACAACCTTTTGGGCAGTGACGATGATGACGATGATGATGATGGCTCATCCAGTTATTCTACGGCCACAGCCGCAGTGGATTATTTGGGTGACAATCTGTCTAGTTTCTTCGATTTTTCGACTGGAACGCTAACCGAGATAGATCATGATACTTGGGATATTGCTATTGCTACGGACGGGTCTATTATTGCCAATAGCGGCGATTACGGTAGCGGCGTCAAGGTCTATAAAACAAGCTCAACCGATATAAGCGATGATCTCAGTTCTTATGAGAGCAAGGTGGCTGAATACACCTTCAAGTCCGGTACAACTCTTTATGGCGATCAGACCGAGACCAATCCCTTTGACAATGAGATCGGTAGCAGCGGAAGCGGTTCCGGGACGGTCTATCTTGTAAAGGATGAGGCCGGTACCTATTACAAGCTTGTGTTTACCTCGTATGGTCCTATGGGCCAGTATCGTGTGAATGTCGTTGAAGGCCTTGGCGGAACAAGTACACATACCATTTCCGGGACCATCGATGCTGATTACGGCTATACGTACTTTGATCTTGGAACGCATGCCGCTGTGACTGTGGCACCGAAGAAAAGTGAATGGGACATCTTATTTACCAGAACAAACGATATCCTGGATGATGGGTCGGGGGGGGCCTATATAGCGGGACGTTCCGATGTATTGCTCAATACTGCCGGAGGGGTAGAGGGAGCTACGGTAGACGATACCGCTATCGAAACGGTGGCAAACGTCTCGTCTTACACCTTTTCTTCTGTTATCGATACGCTTGGATATAGTTGGTACACCCATGACCATAGTGCAACACCGGCATATTCTGTCAATACGCTTACCTATGTGGTTAAAACCACAGAGGGGAACTACGCAAAATTGCAACCTGGTAGTTTCTATGGTCCCAATAGCGAGCAGTTTTACATGACCTTCCGATATTACTATCAGGCAGATGGATCAACGAACTTTTCGCGTTAA
- a CDS encoding SDR family oxidoreductase, with protein MAYLNEMFGLTGKTVVITGGGGAIASALAEAYLKAGAQVSLWNRSNASMEKVSQGLRAVFPGAHEMLQTVLADTGNETETQKALEACIGHFGSVDILVNGVGGNKEKGAFINTDVDQFKTVMELNLVAGLLVPTKVITTWWIKTGIQGSIINLSSMASYTPLSGVWAYDAAKAGVLNLTMASAKEFAPYKIRVNGIAPGFFLGRQNGALLVDQASGELTERGKAIIGRTPYGRFGEVQELAGAALFLASNKASGFVTGVTIPVDGGFLADNI; from the coding sequence ATGGCGTATCTCAACGAGATGTTTGGCCTTACAGGAAAAACGGTCGTCATCACCGGGGGAGGAGGCGCCATAGCCTCGGCCCTTGCCGAAGCATATCTGAAAGCAGGCGCACAAGTCTCACTCTGGAACCGAAGCAACGCCAGTATGGAAAAAGTGTCCCAAGGCCTCAGAGCGGTATTTCCCGGCGCCCATGAAATGTTACAAACCGTACTAGCAGATACGGGAAACGAGACCGAAACCCAAAAGGCGCTGGAAGCATGTATCGGCCATTTCGGCTCGGTCGATATTCTGGTAAACGGTGTGGGGGGCAACAAGGAGAAAGGGGCCTTTATCAATACCGACGTCGATCAGTTTAAAACGGTTATGGAGCTCAATCTTGTCGCAGGGCTGCTTGTTCCCACAAAGGTTATCACAACGTGGTGGATCAAAACAGGTATTCAGGGAAGCATCATTAACCTCTCCTCCATGGCAAGCTATACCCCACTCTCCGGCGTATGGGCCTACGATGCGGCAAAGGCCGGAGTCCTCAACCTTACCATGGCGAGCGCTAAAGAGTTTGCGCCCTACAAGATCAGAGTCAACGGCATTGCACCGGGGTTCTTTCTGGGGCGGCAAAACGGGGCTCTTCTTGTGGACCAGGCGAGTGGGGAACTCACGGAACGGGGGAAAGCAATCATAGGCCGGACCCCTTACGGCCGTTTCGGTGAAGTTCAGGAACTCGCAGGAGCAGCCCTCTTCCTTGCATCGAACAAGGCCTCCGGCTTCGTCACCGGCGTGACCATTCCTGTCGACGGTGGCTTTTTAGCAGACAATATATAA
- a CDS encoding DUF2271 domain-containing protein, with the protein MCRTKIFMLFTGLMLFSLWQGNTTLSAETTTEARTVTLTFTYIRQFAQSSNQFAVWIEDSQKHHVKTIFVTDFTSKEGWKKQKGVLPDWVESADPEDMKTDEIDAVSGPTPDQGELSYTWDCTNQDGNPVPDGDYHFFVEGATGWRSRILQKGTITIGNTKDRATSWARYFGNNEKGHSMIGRVKAEFIP; encoded by the coding sequence ATGTGTAGAACAAAAATTTTCATGCTTTTTACCGGACTTATGCTCTTTTCACTTTGGCAGGGCAACACAACACTATCGGCCGAAACCACAACGGAAGCACGAACGGTAACGCTGACCTTCACCTATATCCGCCAATTTGCGCAAAGCAGCAATCAGTTTGCCGTCTGGATCGAAGACAGCCAGAAACACCATGTGAAAACCATCTTTGTAACAGATTTTACCTCGAAAGAGGGGTGGAAGAAGCAAAAAGGTGTTCTTCCCGATTGGGTTGAATCGGCCGATCCCGAGGACATGAAGACCGATGAGATCGATGCCGTATCAGGTCCGACCCCCGACCAGGGCGAATTATCGTACACATGGGACTGTACCAATCAGGACGGGAACCCTGTGCCGGATGGTGATTACCATTTCTTTGTCGAGGGGGCAACAGGGTGGCGAAGCCGCATCCTCCAAAAAGGCACCATTACCATTGGAAACACTAAAGATCGCGCGACATCATGGGCACGGTATTTTGGAAACAACGAAAAAGGGCACAGCATGATCGGCCGTGTAAAGGCAGAATTCATCCCCTAA
- the tatC gene encoding twin-arginine translocase subunit TatC, with product MSNDLRMTFFEHLSELRKRLFYIAISIVLFSGIGYYFVDPAVEVLKKPVQGLTFVYLTPPELFLAYIKISVTMGIMASVPVILFQIWRFVKPGLEKGEVAALGFTIIFGTIFFITGAFFSYRIILPITMTFFLKYSTPEITAMFSFGNYIGFISSILIAFGVAFELPIVVVILARVGLVNHKKLQQAAKYILLGIVVMAAILTPPDVVSQILLAGPMFVLYELSVLLAMIFEKRKQKEETLAETHA from the coding sequence GTGAGTAATGATCTGCGCATGACGTTCTTCGAACACCTTTCGGAGTTGAGAAAGAGACTTTTTTACATTGCAATTTCCATTGTTCTCTTTTCCGGTATCGGTTATTACTTTGTCGATCCGGCCGTGGAAGTTCTCAAAAAGCCGGTACAGGGGCTTACGTTCGTTTATCTGACACCGCCGGAGCTTTTTCTCGCCTACATCAAAATATCGGTTACCATGGGGATTATGGCTTCCGTACCGGTTATTCTTTTTCAGATATGGCGATTTGTAAAACCGGGGCTTGAAAAAGGGGAAGTAGCAGCCCTCGGCTTTACCATCATCTTCGGAACAATCTTTTTCATCACCGGGGCCTTTTTTTCCTACCGGATAATATTACCAATCACCATGACCTTCTTTTTGAAATATTCTACGCCGGAGATTACCGCTATGTTCTCCTTTGGAAACTATATCGGTTTCATCAGTTCCATCTTGATCGCCTTCGGTGTTGCCTTTGAACTCCCCATCGTCGTCGTCATTCTTGCCCGAGTCGGACTTGTTAATCATAAAAAGCTGCAACAGGCTGCAAAATATATTCTTCTCGGAATAGTAGTCATGGCGGCAATTCTCACCCCGCCCGATGTCGTTTCCCAAATTCTTCTCGCGGGTCCCATGTTCGTCCTTTACGAACTTTCCGTTCTCCTGGCAATGATCTTCGAGAAGCGAAAGCAAAAAGAAGAAACGCTTGCGGAAACACATGCATAA
- the tatA gene encoding twin-arginine translocase TatA/TatE family subunit has translation MFIGRFGPFELILILAIALLIFGPKKIPEIGKAIGKTIREFKKGSKGEDDELQNEDERSEDPKQITEEPQAPSRTRAKKKKKAESN, from the coding sequence ATGTTTATCGGAAGGTTTGGGCCCTTTGAGCTCATTCTTATTTTGGCAATTGCCCTGTTGATTTTTGGTCCGAAAAAGATACCTGAAATTGGAAAGGCCATCGGCAAAACGATCAGGGAATTCAAAAAGGGAAGCAAGGGTGAAGATGATGAGCTTCAGAACGAAGATGAACGCTCGGAAGATCCCAAACAGATAACAGAGGAACCCCAGGCTCCCAGCCGCACCCGTGCAAAGAAAAAGAAGAAGGCCGAAAGCAACTAA
- a CDS encoding twin-arginine translocase TatA/TatE family subunit, producing the protein MFGFGRLGPMELILIFVIALLIFGPKKLPEIGKSLGSAIREFRAHSNKLTEELSLDETKAPAGQVQKPETSEATGAQVSSKEEQK; encoded by the coding sequence ATGTTTGGATTTGGAAGGCTCGGCCCCATGGAACTGATCCTTATTTTTGTCATAGCACTTCTTATCTTTGGCCCGAAAAAGCTACCGGAGATAGGGAAGTCCCTGGGAAGCGCCATACGGGAATTCAGGGCCCACTCAAACAAACTGACAGAAGAATTGAGCCTTGACGAAACGAAGGCACCTGCCGGACAGGTTCAGAAGCCGGAAACGTCCGAGGCGACGGGAGCCCAGGTGAGTAGTAAAGAAGAGCAGAAGTAA
- a CDS encoding aldehyde ferredoxin oxidoreductase — protein MATLGGWAGKILRVNLSTGKISAEDSSKYYDYIGGSGIGYKVMWDEVPEGTKAHDPENKMIFSTGPLTGTGALCSGRMTITSLASWNKYNAVINSHFGGYFASELKYAGWDAVIVEGKASSPVWIKINDNEVSIEDASMMWGKGCFYTMAEIAGELGDQAQSAVIGQAGENLVPISFIRTGSSHHGGGLGDVMGSKMLKAIGVRGTQSVKIAGDKGAWMRLMRENLTVIGANNQHVVPKFPQPWAEFNNPATRWTSAEDKYWGAAEPPVKTGTNPPQDLNRIGFRTLKSILDLTAVAEKYTVRMGGCASCPIRCHSQMKIPQLEQYGYPPYVSSTCVGFFSPGAVMIKGVQDMNGEGLMIARALGAQITNDYGIWCNYLQIGRDFNYAYNKGILKKVLPKAEYDSIRFDLLEAGDPAFLLDFYRRIATKQGEFSHMADGAYLLAKRWGFGDDYWDEEAYGLWNKDFGYPHHHSNEADAQVGTLVNLIKNRDAQNHSHNNFLGSGLPLEIQKEIAAEVWGGGEAIDEPGHYTPMNKPKAVFAAWSLKRNFLHDSLTLCNWMWPMTVSPLKEKGYRGDTAMESKYYTLATGKEISEAELDKEALKLITLHRAITMRQMNTMDMRNEHDLIPKWVFDADKDKKPYDKGTNKLDREDMELAKDMLYEEFGWDKKTGAPTRATLENLGLTDVADELASKGLLPA, from the coding sequence ATGGCTACATTAGGTGGATGGGCAGGAAAAATCCTGCGGGTTAACCTTTCTACAGGAAAAATATCAGCGGAAGATTCTTCCAAATATTACGATTACATCGGCGGATCGGGAATTGGCTATAAGGTTATGTGGGATGAGGTTCCCGAAGGGACCAAAGCACACGACCCCGAGAATAAAATGATCTTCTCAACCGGTCCCCTTACGGGAACAGGGGCTCTTTGCAGCGGAAGAATGACTATCACGTCCCTTGCCAGCTGGAATAAATACAATGCCGTTATCAACAGCCACTTCGGCGGATACTTCGCTTCGGAATTGAAATATGCAGGATGGGACGCCGTCATTGTTGAGGGAAAGGCATCCTCTCCCGTTTGGATCAAGATCAATGACAACGAAGTTTCTATTGAAGATGCATCGATGATGTGGGGCAAAGGGTGTTTCTACACCATGGCTGAGATTGCCGGAGAACTGGGAGATCAGGCCCAGTCAGCGGTCATCGGTCAGGCAGGTGAAAATCTTGTTCCGATATCCTTCATCAGAACAGGGTCCAGCCACCACGGAGGTGGTTTGGGCGATGTGATGGGTTCCAAGATGCTCAAAGCCATAGGGGTCCGTGGTACCCAGTCGGTAAAGATAGCCGGAGACAAGGGTGCATGGATGCGGTTGATGAGAGAAAATCTCACCGTCATCGGTGCCAACAACCAGCATGTTGTGCCGAAGTTTCCCCAGCCCTGGGCCGAATTCAACAATCCAGCTACCCGTTGGACCTCTGCCGAAGACAAATACTGGGGTGCTGCAGAACCTCCCGTAAAAACGGGAACGAACCCACCTCAGGATCTCAACAGGATCGGTTTTAGGACCCTCAAGAGTATTCTCGACCTTACCGCCGTGGCGGAAAAGTATACCGTCCGTATGGGTGGCTGCGCCAGCTGTCCCATCAGGTGCCATTCCCAGATGAAAATCCCTCAGTTGGAGCAGTACGGATATCCTCCCTACGTCTCCAGCACCTGTGTCGGCTTTTTCTCTCCCGGAGCCGTTATGATAAAGGGCGTCCAGGATATGAACGGAGAAGGCCTCATGATCGCAAGGGCCCTGGGGGCACAGATTACCAACGACTACGGAATATGGTGTAATTACCTCCAGATTGGAAGAGACTTTAACTATGCCTACAACAAGGGTATCCTGAAAAAGGTCCTTCCAAAAGCCGAGTATGACAGCATTCGATTCGACCTCCTCGAAGCCGGAGATCCGGCCTTCCTCCTCGATTTCTATCGAAGAATTGCAACGAAACAGGGTGAGTTTTCCCACATGGCCGACGGTGCCTATCTCCTTGCCAAACGCTGGGGTTTCGGGGACGACTACTGGGACGAAGAAGCATATGGGCTGTGGAACAAGGACTTCGGGTATCCACACCACCATTCCAACGAGGCGGATGCCCAGGTCGGAACCTTGGTCAACCTGATCAAAAACAGGGACGCACAAAACCACTCGCACAACAACTTCCTCGGCAGCGGCCTTCCCCTTGAAATCCAGAAAGAAATCGCAGCCGAAGTATGGGGTGGCGGAGAAGCTATTGATGAACCGGGACACTATACCCCGATGAACAAACCAAAGGCCGTATTTGCCGCCTGGTCCCTGAAACGGAATTTTCTCCACGACTCGCTGACGCTCTGTAACTGGATGTGGCCGATGACCGTATCTCCTCTTAAGGAGAAAGGTTACCGGGGGGACACGGCAATGGAATCAAAATATTACACCCTCGCAACGGGAAAAGAGATTAGCGAAGCTGAACTGGATAAAGAGGCCCTCAAGCTCATTACCTTGCATCGTGCGATAACCATGCGTCAGATGAATACCATGGACATGCGCAACGAGCACGATCTGATCCCCAAATGGGTCTTTGATGCAGACAAGGACAAGAAACCCTACGACAAGGGAACCAACAAGCTGGATCGTGAAGATATGGAACTTGCAAAGGATATGCTCTACGAAGAGTTCGGCTGGGACAAGAAAACCGGCGCTCCGACCAGGGCAACCCTGGAAAATCTTGGTCTTACAGACGTAGCCGATGAGCTCGCAAGCAAAGGCCTGCTTCCCGCATAA
- a CDS encoding ferredoxin-like protein translates to MAEKKEEKSNEEKEKLLERKIARREFLKISGAGVAGIAVGALVYRLSTGKKKIGPEIRVYETASGAIIHDSRLCTGCKRCEINCTVSNDGKVHPYIARVKIGRNFNYGKSGVTMAWAYRDGQMGNFKLNGETCKQCAEPYCANACPVQAISTDENTGARVVDTDICIGCGACERACPFGMATVDPERNKSTKCLLCYGHPACVAGCPNSALTFVSWEDAIELYKKQGFEKALQA, encoded by the coding sequence ATGGCCGAAAAAAAAGAAGAAAAATCTAACGAAGAAAAGGAGAAATTGCTAGAACGAAAAATAGCGCGACGGGAATTTCTTAAAATCAGCGGTGCCGGTGTGGCGGGAATTGCCGTCGGAGCGCTGGTGTATCGTCTTTCAACCGGAAAGAAAAAAATCGGTCCGGAAATCCGGGTCTATGAGACAGCTTCAGGAGCCATCATCCACGACTCCAGACTCTGTACCGGTTGTAAGCGGTGTGAAATAAACTGTACCGTCTCCAATGACGGGAAAGTGCATCCCTACATTGCTCGAGTAAAGATAGGAAGGAATTTCAACTACGGAAAAAGCGGAGTTACCATGGCCTGGGCCTACAGGGACGGACAGATGGGTAACTTCAAACTTAACGGAGAAACCTGTAAGCAGTGTGCCGAACCCTATTGTGCCAATGCCTGCCCGGTTCAGGCAATCAGTACCGATGAAAATACCGGTGCAAGGGTGGTAGATACCGATATCTGTATCGGTTGTGGTGCCTGTGAACGCGCCTGCCCCTTTGGCATGGCAACGGTGGATCCGGAGAGAAACAAATCGACAAAGTGTCTTCTTTGCTACGGCCACCCGGCCTGTGTTGCCGGCTGTCCAAACAGCGCACTCACCTTTGTAAGCTGGGAAGATGCAATAGAGCTCTATAAAAAGCAGGGCTTTGAGAAGGCGCTTCAGGCGTAG
- a CDS encoding DUF364 domain-containing protein gives MNELSIEIALVECAAARVKGRRIRSICIGYNVTIVELDDGSMGTSAMLKEPKAGTEHHLTEAGTLIGAKADKVMYWLLEHQASVKRNVALATINAASAMTSYPEEQGITASDLPLIHEGDVLGIVGFIAPMVRRMAPKAADFFIFDNSLNEGVSPPEKQPELIPKCSVVCITGTSFLNHTVSTVLSYCRNAREVVIVGPSTPLFPEVFADTPVTFLAGSRWPSDKREQLFSLSSQAAGVHQLSRLMRKVTIPISRGS, from the coding sequence ATGAATGAGTTGAGCATCGAAATTGCGCTGGTTGAATGCGCTGCTGCACGGGTGAAGGGGAGAAGAATACGGTCGATCTGTATCGGCTATAATGTAACCATAGTAGAGCTTGACGACGGATCCATGGGTACTTCGGCAATGTTGAAGGAGCCGAAAGCGGGAACTGAGCATCATTTGACGGAAGCAGGAACCTTGATTGGGGCAAAGGCCGACAAGGTGATGTACTGGCTGCTGGAACATCAGGCTTCGGTAAAGCGAAATGTCGCCCTTGCCACCATTAATGCCGCTTCGGCCATGACCAGCTATCCGGAAGAGCAAGGGATAACGGCATCGGATCTTCCCCTTATTCACGAGGGAGATGTGCTTGGAATTGTCGGTTTCATCGCCCCTATGGTGCGGCGGATGGCTCCGAAAGCCGCGGATTTTTTTATTTTTGATAATAGCCTGAATGAGGGGGTATCGCCCCCTGAAAAGCAACCTGAATTGATTCCGAAATGCTCGGTTGTCTGCATCACCGGTACCAGCTTTTTGAATCATACCGTGAGTACCGTTCTTTCCTACTGTCGGAACGCCCGGGAGGTTGTCATTGTAGGACCAAGTACTCCGCTTTTTCCCGAGGTCTTTGCCGATACCCCAGTCACCTTCCTTGCCGGCTCCCGCTGGCCTTCGGACAAACGGGAGCAGTTATTCAGCTTGTCTTCCCAGGCCGCCGGCGTACACCAACTAAGCAGGCTTATGCGGAAGGTAACGATCCCTATTTCCCGCGGTTCATGA
- a CDS encoding XdhC family protein translates to MDNLILTAAEFAKSEESIAFVTIVEVIGSVPQIPGAKMLVVDKGDRHLTFGTIGGGALEHIALEEALEAIREGEVRYYKKDLGKDLNMACGGKVTYLIEPLQKRKQLVICGAGHIGKAIYSMTRELDFRTVLIDSMEEYANEERFPGVERIITSFDEKVIEDSLSLDDHSYIVIVSRDHTTDFRLARYFLKKEWKYLGLIASGTKAAKLRKELKQEGYEEEKIDRMVSPIGIPIGGSSPGEIAVGIVAQLVEVMNRGK, encoded by the coding sequence ATGGATAATTTGATATTGACTGCCGCGGAATTTGCAAAAAGCGAGGAGTCTATTGCCTTTGTCACCATCGTCGAGGTTATAGGTTCGGTTCCACAGATCCCGGGAGCAAAAATGCTTGTGGTGGACAAGGGGGATCGCCATTTGACGTTCGGGACCATCGGAGGGGGAGCCTTGGAACATATCGCCCTGGAAGAGGCCCTGGAGGCAATCCGGGAAGGAGAGGTCCGCTACTATAAAAAGGATCTGGGCAAGGACCTTAATATGGCCTGCGGCGGTAAGGTCACTTACCTTATCGAACCGCTTCAGAAACGGAAGCAGCTTGTCATCTGCGGAGCAGGCCACATCGGCAAAGCCATCTATTCGATGACCCGCGAGTTGGATTTTAGGACGGTCCTGATCGACTCGATGGAAGAGTATGCCAACGAGGAGCGCTTTCCCGGTGTGGAACGCATTATTACCTCCTTCGATGAAAAGGTAATCGAGGATTCTCTGTCCCTTGACGACCACAGCTACATCGTCATCGTGAGCCGCGACCATACCACGGATTTTCGCCTTGCCCGCTATTTTCTAAAAAAAGAGTGGAAGTACCTTGGATTGATCGCAAGCGGAACAAAAGCGGCAAAACTGAGGAAGGAGCTCAAGCAGGAAGGCTATGAGGAAGAGAAGATAGACAGGATGGTCAGTCCCATCGGTATACCGATCGGAGGAAGCAGTCCGGGAGAAATCGCTGTGGGAATTGTTGCTCAGCTTGTGGAGGTCATGAACCGCGGGAAATAG
- a CDS encoding FMN-binding protein, which yields MKRTLVLIGSMLVILTFVTACGGKSAFPKASDNVAVAEDDFDAHGWKGKVAITFEGDKIVKVQYDELNKKGDLKSGDKAYAAQMEPAAGVTPAEAGEQLAASLVKTQDVSKVDTVTGATEITARFKELAEKALSSR from the coding sequence ATGAAGCGTACGCTCGTATTGATCGGATCAATGCTTGTTATTCTTACGTTTGTAACCGCATGCGGAGGGAAGTCCGCCTTCCCCAAGGCTTCGGACAATGTTGCTGTTGCGGAGGATGACTTTGACGCTCACGGTTGGAAGGGAAAGGTCGCTATCACATTTGAGGGCGATAAGATCGTCAAGGTTCAGTACGACGAGTTGAACAAGAAAGGTGATTTAAAGTCTGGAGATAAGGCCTATGCCGCTCAGATGGAACCAGCAGCAGGCGTGACACCGGCGGAGGCCGGCGAACAGCTTGCCGCCAGCCTTGTGAAAACGCAGGACGTCTCCAAGGTCGATACCGTTACCGGTGCTACCGAGATCACCGCGCGTTTTAAGGAACTTGCGGAAAAGGCTCTCTCAAGCCGATAG
- a CDS encoding dipeptide epimerase: MKITGWKLDRISVALKTPFITSLRRLDAIENIILTINSDTPFSGQGGAAPTAVITGDTFGSITAGIEHIMTAIMGMEIENIEGIMQRIQTSMVGNSSAKAAVDMAVYDLYGKLYSAPLYRLLGGARDSLTTDITISLNEPEEMASDSVKAAEEGFSVLKIKLGKDAARDFERIKAVRDAVGPSVSLRIDANQGWTPKDAVGVVARMERAGINPELIEQPVAARDFEGMCYVRERIPFPLVADESLFSPKDAIDLVKMHAADGFNIKLMKSGGICNAMKIAAIAESAGLFCMVGSMMESHTGLTAAAHFAASRAVVSMVDLDVPLLCAERKEHGGTEYTGSSIRLPEAAGLGLD; this comes from the coding sequence ATGAAGATTACCGGATGGAAGCTTGATAGGATTTCCGTGGCATTGAAGACTCCTTTTATCACTTCGCTAAGGAGGCTGGATGCCATCGAGAATATCATTCTGACCATTAATAGTGATACCCCGTTCTCGGGGCAGGGGGGGGCCGCCCCTACAGCGGTGATTACCGGCGATACCTTCGGTTCCATCACCGCCGGTATCGAGCACATCATGACTGCCATCATGGGAATGGAGATCGAAAACATAGAAGGCATCATGCAGCGTATACAGACCTCCATGGTCGGCAACAGCTCGGCAAAAGCGGCTGTCGATATGGCTGTCTATGATCTGTACGGCAAGCTGTACTCCGCTCCGCTCTACCGACTTCTGGGGGGCGCGCGCGACAGCCTTACGACCGACATCACCATCAGCCTGAATGAACCGGAAGAGATGGCGTCGGATAGTGTAAAGGCCGCGGAAGAAGGGTTTTCGGTCCTGAAAATTAAATTGGGCAAAGATGCGGCAAGGGACTTTGAAAGAATAAAAGCGGTAAGGGATGCCGTGGGGCCTTCCGTTTCGCTTCGGATCGATGCAAATCAGGGATGGACGCCGAAGGATGCCGTCGGGGTTGTTGCGAGGATGGAACGGGCTGGGATTAATCCGGAACTCATCGAACAGCCTGTTGCTGCCCGTGATTTTGAGGGCATGTGCTATGTCAGGGAGCGAATCCCCTTTCCCCTTGTTGCAGACGAGAGTCTCTTTTCTCCCAAGGATGCCATCGATCTGGTGAAGATGCATGCGGCAGATGGTTTCAATATCAAGCTGATGAAATCCGGAGGGATCTGTAATGCCATGAAGATTGCCGCCATCGCCGAATCGGCAGGTTTATTTTGCATGGTGGGATCCATGATGGAAAGCCACACAGGCCTTACCGCTGCCGCCCATTTTGCGGCATCCCGTGCCGTTGTTAGCATGGTCGATCTTGATGTGCCTCTTTTATGCGCCGAAAGGAAAGAGCATGGCGGAACGGAGTATACAGGGAGCAGTATTCGTCTACCGGAGGCAGCGGGCCTTGGTCTCGACTGA